The following are encoded in a window of Aromatoleum petrolei genomic DNA:
- a CDS encoding HD-GYP domain-containing protein produces MPQISVDRLRPGVFISLVSLGWMGHPFLLNRFCLSSEKQIQALREMGITEIEWDPARSTAEPLPPRAANVPAPEPDFGTAALAGMQDEKRVRIARVREQREGLARRERLFEQQAIAAGDVFRSLLSRPQDAQRQANALVGSLVENLLGNDSMVIHLVNQKSREGGLAFHALNVMALSLMLGKTLGLSEEEMRHLGLGALLHDIGKQEIPPRILRNARRTGPEEEFYRAHVGYGIKAVSGMRDLPVPVRNVIACHHEFFDGSGFPNRLAGEKIPRLARIAAIANRYDNLCNPFDLREAKAPAEALRQIFRAENKHYDEQLVQLFIKTLGVYPPGTFVALSNGGVGMVVETNPANLLHPLVMLHDPDIPRSEAMLVDLRDADLKVEAALSPATLPVETVEYLAPRGRLDYFVDGSRN; encoded by the coding sequence ATGCCGCAAATCAGCGTCGACCGTCTCCGGCCGGGCGTATTCATTTCCCTGGTCTCCCTCGGCTGGATGGGGCACCCTTTCCTGCTGAACCGCTTTTGCCTGTCGAGCGAAAAGCAGATCCAGGCGCTGCGCGAGATGGGCATCACGGAGATCGAATGGGATCCGGCGCGCAGCACCGCGGAGCCCCTGCCGCCCCGCGCTGCGAACGTTCCCGCGCCCGAGCCGGATTTCGGTACCGCCGCCCTCGCCGGCATGCAGGACGAGAAGCGCGTGCGCATCGCACGGGTGCGCGAACAGCGCGAAGGCTTGGCGCGCCGCGAGCGCCTGTTCGAGCAGCAGGCGATTGCCGCCGGGGATGTGTTCCGGTCGCTGCTGAGCCGGCCGCAGGACGCTCAACGGCAAGCCAATGCCTTAGTCGGCAGCCTGGTGGAGAACCTGCTGGGCAATGACAGCATGGTGATCCATCTGGTCAACCAGAAGAGCCGCGAAGGCGGCTTGGCTTTCCATGCGCTCAACGTCATGGCCTTGTCGCTGATGCTGGGGAAGACACTGGGTCTGTCGGAAGAGGAGATGCGCCACCTTGGGCTCGGGGCCCTGCTCCACGACATCGGCAAGCAGGAGATTCCGCCGCGCATCCTGCGCAACGCCAGGCGCACCGGGCCCGAGGAGGAGTTCTACCGCGCCCATGTGGGCTACGGGATCAAGGCGGTCAGCGGCATGCGCGACCTTCCCGTGCCGGTGCGCAACGTGATCGCCTGCCACCACGAGTTCTTCGACGGCAGCGGCTTTCCCAACCGGCTCGCGGGCGAGAAGATCCCCCGCCTCGCCCGCATCGCAGCCATCGCGAACCGTTACGACAACCTGTGCAATCCCTTCGACCTGCGCGAGGCCAAGGCGCCGGCCGAAGCGCTGCGCCAGATATTCCGCGCCGAGAACAAGCATTACGACGAGCAGCTTGTGCAACTGTTCATCAAGACGCTGGGGGTGTATCCGCCGGGCACCTTCGTGGCGCTATCGAACGGCGGCGTCGGCATGGTGGTCGAAACCAATCCGGCAAACCTTCTTCATCCGCTCGTGATGCTGCATGACCCGGACATTCCGCGCTCGGAAGCCATGCTGGTGGACCTGCGCGATGCCGACCTGAAGGTGGAAGCGGCGCTGAGCCCGGCGACACTGCCGGTCGAAACCGTCGAATACCTCGCGCCGCGCGGGCGGCTCGATTATTTCGTGGACGGCAGCAGGAACTGA
- a CDS encoding PrkA family serine protein kinase, translating into MTIFNAYQARFEAAREEEMSIQEYLELCRSDRSAYATAAERMLMAIGEPELVDTRLDPRLSRIFSNKVLKIYPAFRDFYGMEEVIEHIVSYFRHAAQGLEEKKQILYLLGPVGGGKSSLAEKLKSLIEKVPFYAIKGSPVHESPLGLFDLNEDGRLLEDDFGIPKRYLNTIMSPWAVKRLHEFGGDITRFRVVKLRPSVLKQTAVAKTEPGDENNQDISSLVGKIDIRKLEQYSQDDPDAYSYSGGLCLANRGLLEFVEMFKAPIKVLHPLLTATQEGNYKGTEGFGAIPFDGIVMAHSNESEWVAFKNNRNNEAFLDRIYTVKVPYCLRVSDEVHIYEKLLVESSLAEAPCAPDTLRMMAQFAVLSRLKEPENSSIYSKMRIYDGENLKDTDPKAKSFQEYRDYAGVDEGMTGLSTRFAFKALSKVFNFDHREVAANPVHLMYVLEQQIEQEQYAPEVEARYMGYIKEFLAPRYAEFIGKEIQTAYLESYSEYGQNIFDRYVTYADFWIQDQEFRDPNTGEILDRSALNDELEKIEKPAGISNPKDFRNEVVNFVLRARAKHDGKNPSWTSYEKLRGVIEKKMFSNTEELLPVISFNAKASADEQKKHQDFVDRMIDKGYTEKQVRLLCEWYLRVRKSS; encoded by the coding sequence ATGACGATCTTCAATGCCTATCAGGCCCGCTTCGAGGCGGCCCGCGAAGAGGAGATGTCCATCCAGGAGTACCTGGAGTTGTGCCGGTCGGATCGTTCGGCCTATGCAACCGCCGCCGAGCGGATGCTGATGGCGATCGGCGAGCCGGAACTGGTCGACACCCGCCTGGATCCCCGCCTGTCCCGCATCTTCTCGAACAAAGTACTCAAGATCTATCCGGCCTTCCGCGACTTCTATGGCATGGAGGAGGTCATCGAGCACATCGTCTCGTATTTCCGCCATGCGGCGCAGGGTCTGGAGGAAAAGAAACAGATCCTCTACCTCCTCGGCCCGGTTGGCGGCGGCAAGTCGTCGCTGGCGGAAAAGCTGAAATCACTGATCGAGAAGGTTCCCTTCTACGCGATCAAGGGATCGCCGGTGCACGAGTCGCCGCTGGGCCTGTTCGATCTGAACGAGGACGGCCGCCTGCTCGAGGACGATTTCGGCATCCCGAAGCGCTACCTGAACACGATCATGAGCCCTTGGGCGGTCAAGCGGCTGCACGAGTTCGGCGGCGACATCACGAGGTTCCGCGTCGTCAAGCTGCGCCCGTCGGTGCTGAAGCAGACCGCGGTCGCCAAGACCGAGCCGGGCGACGAGAACAACCAGGACATCTCCTCGCTGGTCGGCAAGATCGACATCCGCAAGCTCGAGCAGTATTCGCAGGACGACCCGGACGCCTACAGCTATTCGGGCGGGCTGTGCCTCGCGAACCGCGGCCTGCTGGAATTCGTCGAGATGTTCAAGGCGCCGATTAAGGTGCTGCATCCGCTGCTGACCGCGACGCAGGAAGGCAACTACAAGGGCACCGAGGGTTTCGGCGCGATTCCGTTCGACGGTATCGTGATGGCGCACTCGAACGAGTCCGAGTGGGTCGCATTCAAGAACAACCGCAACAACGAGGCCTTCCTCGACCGGATCTACACGGTGAAGGTGCCGTACTGCCTGCGCGTTTCCGACGAGGTGCATATCTACGAGAAACTGCTCGTGGAGAGCTCGCTTGCGGAGGCGCCGTGCGCACCCGACACCCTGCGCATGATGGCGCAGTTCGCAGTGCTGTCGCGCCTGAAGGAGCCGGAGAATTCGAGCATCTACTCGAAGATGCGCATCTATGACGGCGAGAACCTCAAGGACACGGACCCGAAGGCGAAGAGCTTCCAGGAGTATCGCGACTACGCCGGCGTCGATGAGGGGATGACGGGACTGTCGACACGCTTCGCATTCAAGGCGCTGTCCAAGGTGTTCAACTTCGACCACCGCGAGGTGGCGGCGAACCCGGTGCACCTGATGTACGTGCTCGAGCAGCAGATCGAGCAGGAACAGTACGCGCCGGAGGTCGAGGCGCGCTACATGGGCTACATCAAGGAGTTCCTCGCGCCCCGCTACGCCGAATTCATCGGCAAGGAGATCCAGACGGCCTACCTGGAAAGCTACTCCGAGTACGGACAGAACATCTTCGACCGTTACGTGACTTACGCCGACTTCTGGATCCAGGATCAGGAGTTCCGGGACCCGAACACAGGCGAGATCCTCGACCGCTCGGCCCTGAACGACGAGCTCGAGAAGATCGAGAAGCCTGCCGGCATCAGCAACCCGAAGGACTTCCGCAACGAGGTGGTGAACTTCGTGCTGCGTGCGAGGGCGAAACACGACGGCAAGAACCCGAGCTGGACGAGCTACGAGAAACTGCGCGGCGTGATCGAGAAGAAGATGTTCTCGAACACCGAGGAGCTGTTGCCGGTGATCAGCTTCAACGCGAAGGCGAGCGCCGACGAGCAGAAGAAACACCAGGACTTCGTCGATCGCATGATCGATAAGGGCTACACCGAGAAGCAGGTACGGCTGCTCTGCGAGTGGTATCTGCGGGTCCGCAAGTCGTCGTGA
- a CDS encoding SpoVR family protein — protein MKRATSKKVKQLPATSEWTFEAIDAYHTEIARVAANYDLDTYPAQIELITSEQMMDAYASVGMPVNYHHWSFGKHFLSTEKSYRRGQMGLAYEIVINSNPCIAYLMEENTLTMQALVIAHAAYGHNSFFKGNYLFRTWTNADAIIDYLVFARNYIAQCEERYGEEEVELLLDSCHALMNLGVDRYKRPPKLSLAKEKLRQAERTEYLQSQVNELWRTLPAHDAKPGKIAPPRFPPEPEENLLYFVEKHAPLLEPWQREVVRIVRKIAQYFFPQRQTQVMNEGWACFWHYTLINKLYDEGLLADSFMLEFLQSHTNVVYQPSYNDRWYSGINPYALGFAMWQDIKRICEDPTEEDRAWFPEIAGSDWRETFDFAMKNFKDESFVAQYLSPKIMRDFRMFAILDDEHEAKLKVSAIHDETGYRRVREILSDQYNLGSREPNIQVWNVDLRGDRSLTLRHQQYRKRPLGGNIDEVMKHMARLWGFTVRLESQHEDGTVELVQETRLEKRRGQAEN, from the coding sequence ATGAAGCGCGCCACCTCAAAGAAGGTCAAGCAGCTGCCGGCGACGTCCGAGTGGACGTTCGAGGCCATCGACGCCTACCACACCGAAATCGCGCGCGTGGCGGCGAATTACGACTTGGACACCTATCCGGCACAGATCGAACTGATCACCTCGGAACAGATGATGGACGCCTACGCCTCGGTGGGCATGCCGGTGAACTATCACCACTGGTCATTCGGGAAGCACTTCCTGTCGACGGAAAAGAGCTACCGGCGCGGCCAGATGGGACTCGCCTACGAGATCGTCATCAACTCGAACCCCTGCATCGCCTACCTGATGGAGGAGAACACGCTGACGATGCAGGCGCTGGTGATCGCGCATGCGGCCTACGGGCACAACAGCTTCTTCAAGGGCAACTACCTCTTCCGCACCTGGACGAATGCAGACGCGATCATCGATTATCTGGTGTTCGCACGGAACTACATCGCTCAGTGCGAGGAGCGGTACGGCGAGGAGGAGGTCGAACTGCTGCTCGACTCCTGTCACGCGCTGATGAACCTGGGCGTGGATCGCTACAAGCGCCCCCCGAAGCTGTCGCTGGCGAAAGAAAAGCTGCGCCAGGCTGAGCGCACGGAATACTTGCAGAGCCAGGTCAACGAGCTGTGGCGGACGCTGCCGGCTCACGACGCCAAACCAGGGAAGATCGCCCCCCCCCGCTTTCCACCCGAACCCGAGGAGAACCTGCTTTACTTCGTGGAGAAGCACGCGCCGCTGCTGGAGCCCTGGCAACGCGAAGTCGTGCGCATCGTGCGCAAGATCGCGCAGTACTTCTTCCCGCAGCGCCAGACTCAGGTCATGAACGAGGGCTGGGCGTGCTTCTGGCACTACACGCTGATCAACAAGCTGTACGACGAAGGGCTCCTCGCGGACAGCTTCATGCTGGAATTCCTGCAGTCGCATACCAACGTGGTGTACCAACCCTCGTACAACGATCGCTGGTACAGCGGCATCAACCCCTACGCGCTGGGCTTTGCGATGTGGCAGGACATCAAGCGCATTTGCGAAGACCCGACCGAGGAAGACCGGGCCTGGTTTCCCGAAATTGCGGGCAGCGACTGGCGCGAGACCTTCGACTTCGCGATGAAGAACTTCAAGGACGAGAGCTTCGTCGCGCAATACCTGTCACCGAAGATCATGCGCGATTTCCGCATGTTCGCGATCCTCGACGACGAGCACGAGGCGAAGCTCAAGGTCTCGGCGATCCACGACGAGACGGGCTACCGCCGCGTGCGCGAGATCCTGTCCGACCAGTACAACCTGGGCAGCCGCGAGCCGAACATCCAGGTGTGGAACGTGGACCTGCGCGGCGACCGCTCGCTGACGCTGCGTCACCAGCAGTACCGCAAGCGCCCCCTGGGCGGAAACATCGACGAGGTGATGAAGCACATGGCGCGACTGTGGGGCTTCACGGTACGACTCGAGAGCCAGCATGAGGACGGGACGGTGGAGTTGGTGCAGGAAACGCGTCTCGAAAAGCGCCGGGGACAGGCCGAGAACTAG
- a CDS encoding YeaH/YhbH family protein, translating to MTRIIDRRFDSKKKSAVNRQRFMRRFKQQIRRAVSDAIQDRSIRDLDNGEQITIPSKDLSEPQFQHGKGGIWEQVFSGNDQFASGDLINRPPSGGGGGRGQGKASNEGEGEDDFVFHLSREEFLDIFFDDLALPNLVRTQLARISDYKTQRAGFTSDGSPMNINIVRSMRGALGRRLALGSPFSARLRELQKELDRVIEESGEDCEEALNLKDEIGRLRAKIEAIPFIDSFDLRYNNRIRVPKPTTQAVMFCVMDVSGSMDEEKKATAKRFFMLLYLFLTRTYEQIEVVFIRHHTVAKEVDEDEFFHSRESGGTVVSSALKLMHEVIAERYAHGTWNIYGAQASDGDNWDNDSPICRELLGSQILPWCQYFAYIEITPGEPQNLWREYEKLSGEHKNFALQRIEEPADIYPVFRELFKKNFV from the coding sequence ATGACGCGCATCATCGATCGACGGTTCGACAGCAAGAAGAAAAGCGCGGTCAATCGCCAGCGCTTCATGCGCCGCTTCAAGCAGCAGATTCGCCGCGCGGTGAGCGACGCGATCCAGGATCGCTCGATCCGCGACCTGGACAACGGCGAACAGATCACGATCCCATCCAAGGATCTGAGCGAGCCGCAGTTCCAGCATGGCAAGGGCGGCATCTGGGAACAGGTCTTTTCGGGCAACGATCAGTTCGCCAGCGGCGACCTGATCAACCGCCCCCCTTCCGGCGGGGGCGGCGGGCGAGGCCAGGGCAAGGCGAGCAACGAAGGTGAAGGCGAAGACGATTTCGTGTTCCACCTGTCGCGCGAGGAATTTCTCGACATTTTCTTCGACGACCTTGCCCTGCCCAACCTGGTCCGCACCCAGCTCGCGCGCATCTCGGACTACAAGACCCAGCGCGCCGGCTTCACGTCCGACGGCTCGCCGATGAACATCAACATCGTGCGCTCGATGCGCGGCGCCCTGGGGCGCCGGCTGGCGCTCGGCTCGCCGTTTTCCGCGCGCCTGCGCGAACTGCAGAAGGAACTGGACAGGGTCATCGAGGAGTCGGGCGAGGACTGCGAGGAAGCGCTGAACCTCAAGGACGAGATCGGGCGCCTGCGCGCGAAGATCGAGGCGATCCCCTTCATCGACAGCTTCGACCTGCGCTACAACAACCGCATCCGCGTGCCGAAGCCGACGACGCAGGCGGTGATGTTCTGCGTGATGGACGTCTCCGGCTCGATGGACGAGGAGAAGAAGGCCACGGCGAAGCGCTTCTTCATGCTCCTGTACCTCTTCCTAACACGCACCTACGAACAGATCGAAGTCGTCTTCATCCGTCACCACACGGTGGCGAAGGAAGTGGACGAGGACGAGTTCTTCCATTCGCGCGAGTCCGGCGGAACGGTGGTTTCGAGCGCGCTGAAGCTGATGCACGAGGTGATCGCCGAACGCTACGCGCACGGCACCTGGAACATCTACGGTGCGCAGGCCTCGGACGGCGACAACTGGGACAACGACTCCCCGATCTGTCGCGAGCTGCTGGGGTCGCAGATCCTGCCGTGGTGCCAGTACTTCGCGTACATCGAGATCACACCGGGCGAGCCGCAGAACCTGTGGCGGGAGTATGAAAAGCTGTCGGGCGAGCACAAGAACTTCGCCCTGCAGCGCATCGAGGAACCGGCTGACATCTATCCGGTGTTTCGCGAACTCTTCAAGAAGAATTTTGTATGA
- a CDS encoding NAD(P)H-hydrate dehydratase, with the protein MFLPPKPIYPVDGIRTIEALVAPHAQPSLMERAGRVAAEEAVRLTQDRAGHVLIACGPGNNGGDGFVMARRLLQAGRNVTVAFADDAAKLPRDAAAAFAAWRAAGGETVSDFPAAPANGWALVVDALFGIGLRSPVTGRHAKWIDALNAQHAPRLAIDIPSGLDADTGRVLGTVFHATTTLTFLALKPGLLTHDGPDIAGVVNVHRLDVDPPNYLQPMGLQIQPGILRPFLRQRLQNTHKGCYGDVGIIGGARGMTGAALLAGRAALKLGCGRVLTGLVDAAAPAVDFTQPELMLQRPDDVIEHATVLALGPGLGDGEVAATLLERAIRQARPVILDADALNIVAASENLRSLVAAREAPTVMTPHPGEAGRLLRSNTAAVQSDRVASTLDIARTFNAVVVLKGSGSVIATPDGRWLINSTGHPGMASAGMGDVLTGLIASLVAQGWPAESGLIAAVHLHGAAADRLAREGIGPVGLTASEVAEASRGIFNAWTIQATKGL; encoded by the coding sequence ATGTTCCTGCCGCCCAAACCGATCTACCCGGTAGACGGCATCCGTACGATCGAAGCGCTGGTCGCACCGCACGCACAGCCAAGCCTGATGGAGCGTGCCGGACGTGTGGCTGCGGAAGAAGCCGTGCGCCTGACGCAGGATCGCGCGGGCCATGTGCTGATCGCCTGCGGCCCAGGAAACAACGGCGGCGACGGCTTCGTGATGGCGCGCCGGCTGCTGCAGGCCGGACGCAACGTAACGGTTGCCTTTGCCGACGACGCGGCGAAGCTGCCACGCGACGCCGCGGCCGCCTTTGCGGCATGGCGCGCGGCCGGAGGCGAGACGGTCTCGGACTTCCCGGCGGCACCGGCAAACGGGTGGGCGCTGGTGGTCGACGCCCTGTTCGGCATCGGACTGCGCAGCCCGGTCACCGGACGACATGCCAAATGGATCGACGCGCTCAACGCACAGCACGCCCCCCGGCTGGCGATTGACATTCCGAGTGGCCTGGATGCCGACACGGGCCGGGTGCTCGGCACGGTCTTCCATGCTACGACGACGCTCACCTTCCTGGCGCTAAAACCGGGACTTCTCACACACGACGGCCCGGACATCGCCGGCGTCGTCAACGTGCACCGACTCGACGTCGATCCGCCGAACTACCTGCAGCCCATGGGCCTCCAGATCCAGCCGGGCATCCTCAGACCTTTCCTGAGACAGCGCCTGCAGAACACCCACAAGGGCTGTTATGGCGACGTCGGCATCATCGGCGGCGCGCGGGGCATGACCGGCGCGGCTCTGCTCGCAGGGCGCGCGGCGCTGAAACTTGGCTGCGGGCGCGTGCTCACGGGATTGGTGGACGCCGCCGCCCCTGCAGTCGACTTCACCCAGCCCGAGCTGATGCTGCAGCGTCCGGACGACGTCATCGAACACGCAACCGTGCTCGCGCTGGGGCCGGGACTGGGCGACGGCGAGGTCGCCGCCACGCTGCTTGAACGGGCGATCCGGCAAGCGCGCCCCGTGATACTCGACGCCGACGCCCTGAACATCGTCGCCGCCTCGGAGAACCTGCGTTCGCTCGTCGCCGCACGCGAGGCGCCCACGGTGATGACGCCACACCCCGGCGAGGCAGGTCGCCTGCTGCGCTCGAACACGGCCGCCGTACAGAGCGATCGCGTGGCGAGCACACTGGATATCGCCCGGACCTTCAATGCGGTCGTAGTCCTGAAGGGCAGCGGGAGCGTCATCGCGACGCCGGATGGCCGCTGGCTGATCAACAGCACGGGCCATCCCGGCATGGCCAGCGCCGGCATGGGCGACGTCCTCACCGGGCTGATCGCGAGCCTCGTCGCGCAAGGGTGGCCGGCCGAATCCGGCCTTATCGCCGCAGTACACTTGCATGGCGCAGCAGCCGACCGGCTCGCGCGCGAAGGCATCGGCCCGGTAGGCCTGACGGCAAGCGAGGTCGCGGAGGCTTCACGCGGCATCTTCAATGCGTGGACGATCCAGGCGACCAAGGGGCTCTGA